A single Cottoperca gobio chromosome 5, fCotGob3.1, whole genome shotgun sequence DNA region contains:
- the LOC115008328 gene encoding protein HGH1 homolog, with the protein MLSDSEVAELPTFLTPDTRPDVKGHTTGYILGLSGNRDGCRFLRSKPDIIAALFALTTDPSIAIVKDCYHILINLSADETLHQVLLTDVKVLQVMLKKLLDPEYVLSDKICKILSNLTRHLKTCKIVFKVLQEEVGMVKLVEIICTEGYNKKANFHYLGTLLSNLTQLPEARTYMLDKDRCVIQRLFPFTQYQASLIRRGGVVGILRNCCFDHAHHVWLLSDAVDILPFLLLPLAGPEELTEKENDGLPVDLQYLPEDKKREEDPDIRKMLLETLLLLTATKAGRDILQEKSVYPIMREFHNWEKDVHVTVACERLVQVLIGDEPEEGMENLMEVEIPEDVEVKLTKADVKEQEELEKEQERMKQEEEEEKKKKSEAEGTDKEQERMKQEEEEEEKKKKSEAEGTDKEQERGLIR; encoded by the exons ggaTGGCTGCCGCTTCCTCCGCTCTAAACCGGACATAATTGCTGCCCTGTTTGCTCTGACGACCGACCCCTCTATTGCTATCGTGAAGGACTGTTACCACATCCTCATCAACCTGTCGGCTGACGAGACTCTGCACCAG GTTCTGTTGACGGATGTCAAAGTTCTTCAGGTGATGTTAAAGAAGCTTCTGGATCCAGAGTACGTGCTCTCTGATAAGATCTGCAAGATCCTGTCCAACCTGACGCGCCATCTGAAGACCTGCAAGATCGTGTTCAAg GTCCTCCAGGAGGAGGTCGGGATGGTGAAGCTGGTGGAGATCATCTGCACTGAAGGCTACAACAAAAAGGCGAACTTCCACTACCTGGGTACTCTGCTGTCCAACCTGACACAGCTGCCCGAGGCCAGAACCTACATGTTGGACAAGGACAG gtgtgTAATCCAGAGGTTGTTTCCCTTCACTCAGTACCAGGCATCATTGATTAGGAGGGGAGGAGTCGTTGGGATCCTGCGCAACTGTTGCTTTGACCACG CCCATCATGTGTGGTTGCTAAGCGACGCTGTGGACATCCTGCCCTTCCTCCTGCTGCCACTGGCCGGACCAGAGGAGCTGACGGAGAAAGAAAACGATG GTCTCCCGGTGGACCTGCAGTACCTCCCCGaggacaagaagagagaagaagacccCGACATCAGGAAGATGCTGCTGGAAACACTTTTACtg CTGACTGCGACCAAAGCGGGCCGTGACATCCTGCAAGAGAAGAGCGTTTATCCGATCATGAGGGAGTTCCACAACTGGGAGAAGGACGTCCACGTTACAGTCGCCTGTGAGAGACTCGTCCAG GTGCTGATAGGAGACGAGCCGGAGGAGGGGATGGAGAACCTGATGGAGGTGGAGATTCCTGAGGACGTGGAGGTGAAACTGACGAAGGCAGACGTGAAAGAAcaagaggagctggagaaagagcaggagaggatgaaacaggaggaggaggaggagaagaagaagaagagtgaggcGGAGGGGACAGacaaagagcaagagaggatgaaacaggaggaggaggaggaggagaagaagaagaagagtgaggcGGAGGGGACAGacaaagagcaggagagaggactGATACGATGA